A genomic region of Burkholderiales bacterium contains the following coding sequences:
- a CDS encoding CvpA family protein, giving the protein MTAFDYVVLAIVAFSVLIGIARGFVREILALAGWIAAFCVARSFAVPFAPLMPADIVSVSLRFFASFVVLFVLTLLACKLIAILVVKLVNDKEGLGLADRGFGAAFGIARGGLIVMTGVIISGLTALPRFPVWRNAMLSAPLEVAAASIKPWLPADLAKRIRYD; this is encoded by the coding sequence ATGACTGCGTTTGATTATGTGGTACTGGCGATTGTTGCTTTCTCGGTGCTGATCGGCATCGCACGAGGCTTCGTGAGAGAGATTCTCGCGCTGGCCGGCTGGATCGCAGCATTCTGCGTCGCCCGATCGTTCGCGGTTCCATTCGCACCGCTGATGCCAGCGGATATCGTCAGCGTGTCGCTGCGTTTCTTTGCGAGTTTTGTCGTATTATTCGTGCTCACATTATTGGCCTGCAAATTGATTGCGATCCTGGTTGTGAAACTCGTAAACGACAAAGAAGGCCTGGGTTTGGCCGATCGCGGTTTCGGCGCTGCGTTCGGCATCGCGCGCGGCGGATTGATCGTGATGACAGGCGTGATTATTTCCGGTCTGACCGCGCTGCCGCGTTTCCCGGTCTGGCGCAACGCGATGTTGTCGGCGCCGCTTGAAGTCGCCGCCGCCAGCATCAAGCCCTGGCTGCCCGCCGATCTCGCCAAACGCATTCGCTACGACTAG